In the Streptomyces sp. 3214.6 genome, GCCGTACGCAGCGAAAGGCCCGCCCATGCGCATCGCCGTCACGATCTTCCTCACTGACGAGACGATCACCCCCACCCGCCTCGCCCGTGAGCTGGAGCAGCGCGGCTTCGCCGGGCTCTACCTGCCCGAGCACACGCACATCCCGGTCGAGCGGACCACCCCCTACCCCGCGGGCGGCGACCTGCCCCGCGAGTACGGCCGCACCCTCGACCCCTTCGTCGCCCTCGGCCAGGCGGCGGCGGTGACGGAGACGCTCGGTCTCGGCACCGGCATCACTCTCGTCGCCCAGCACGACCCGATCGACCTCGCCAAGCAGATCGCGACCGTCGACCACCTCTCCGGCGGCCGGCTCACCCTGGGCCTCGGCTACGGCTGGAACGTGGAGGAGGCCGCCGACCACGGCGTCGAGTGGCGCACCCGCCGCGAACTGGTCCGGGACCGGATGCGGCTGATGCAGGCCCTGTGGGCGGAGGAGCCGACGGCGTACGAGGGCGAGTACGGCGGCGTGCGCGCCAGCACGGCGTACCCCAAGCCCGTGCAGAAGCCGCGCGGACCGGTCACCGGTCCCCGCACCCTCGTCGGCGGGGCCGCGGGCCCGAAGCTGTTCTCGCACATCTGCGAGTACGCCGACGGCTGGCTGCCGATCGGCGGCCGCGGCCTCTCCGAGTCGCTGCCCGCCCTGCGCACGGCCTGGGCGGACGCCGGCCGCGAGCCGTCCGCCCTCCAGGTCGTGCCGTACGCCGTCCAGCCGTCCCCCGGCAAGCTCGCGCACTACGCGGAGCTGGGCATCGAGGAGGTCGTGGTGCAGTTGCCGCCGGCCGGTGAGGCGGAGGTGCTGGGCCTGCTCGACGGGTTCGCGCCCTACCTCTAGGAGGTCCGGGGTCCGAAGTCGGGCGGGGTCAGGTCGTCCCCGGCGGGTTCGCCGTCGCCCTGCCGCCAGGCGGGGTCGACGGCGCAGGGGGTGGAGGTGCCGCCGGTGAAGTAGCCGCGGTCCTCGAACCACTGGAACGACACCCGCTCGGCCCCGTCCTCGTCCCCGTCCGAGCGCGAGGCGCGCAGGTCCCAGGAGCCGCCGGAGGCGTTCTCCCGGTACGAGGTGATGTCCCAGCCGGTGTCCTTGAGGTGGTCGCGCAGTCGGCGCAGGCCGGCGCTCGCCTGCTCGGCGGGGACGTGGTCGAGGGCCCAGCTGTGGTACATGCGGTACGCGCCGTCGACGGCCTCGTCCGTCAGGCCGCCCCGGTAGCAGGAGTCCGAGCCGAGCGTGTTCTCCGGGGAGACGCCCACCTTCTCGACGCCGGGCTTGATGGTGCGCGTGAACCCCAGGACGTCGTACGCCTCCTGGGAGCGCTCGACCGCGCGGCTCGCCATCTCCTCGGGCGCGACGCGCGGGAAGTCCGACGGGTCCTTCGTCACCACGGCGATCCAGACGACCACGACGAGGACGATCAGCAGCGGTACGGCGAGCAGCGCCGCACAGCCGATCCCGAAGGCCTGCGCGACGGTGACGCGCCTCGGGACAGCGGCGGTGACGACGGCGGCAGTGGCGTCGGTGGCGTCTGCGGTGGGGACGATCTCCTCGGGCATGACGGCACCGTAGATCGGCCGGGCTGCCCGGGGCATCGGTGCGGCTGCGCACGCAGGGTGGGTACACATACTCAGGCCTCAGGCAGGCCCGCCGCAGGCCAGACGCGCCAACGACACGGTCGACCGAAGTGACGAGACCGGCGACCATGAGGCAGTGACCGTGGCAACCTCACCGTGACGACTATGAGAGCCCGCTAGGGACACGCGACGGGTACGTGCGCGTCGACCTGACGTGCAGCCACTCCGCCTGACCCGCCGTACGAACCCCGTCAAAGCCCTGTACGGCCACGGGGTAGTGGGAAACGTGATCGTATGCTCAAAGGATGACGACTTCCGCGACCTCCGGAACCGGCCCCGGCCCCACCGAGAACTCCATGCGTCGCGCTCTCAAACGGGCTCGTGACGGCGTCGCCCTCGATGTCGGTGAGGCGGCCGTGCTGCTTCAGGCGCGCGGCGAGGCGCTGAAGGACCTCGCCGCGTCGGCCGCCCGGGTGCGGGACGCCGGGCTGGCGGAGGCCGGCCGGCCCGGCGTCATCACGTACTCGAAGAGCGTCTTCATCCCCCTCACCAGGCTGTGCCGGGACAAGTGCCACTACTGCACGTTCGTGACCGTCCCCGGCAAGCTGCGCCGGGCGGGCCACGGAATGTTCATGTCCCCGGACGAGGTCCTCGACATCGCCCGTCGCGGCGCCGCCCTCGGCTGCAAGGAAGCCCTCATCACCCTCGGCGACAAGCCGGAGGAACGCTGGCCGGAGGCCAGGGAGTGGCTCGACGCGCACGGCTACGACGACACCATCGCCTACGTCCGCGCCGTCTCCATCCGCATCCTGGAGGAGACGGGGCTGCTCCCGCACCTCAACCCGGGCGTGATGTCGTGGACCGACTTCCAGCGGCTGAAGCCCGTCGCCCCCAGCATGGGCATGATGCTGGAGACGACGGCCACCCGGCTGTGGTCCGAGCCCGGCGGGCCGCACCACGGCTCGCCGGACAAGGAGCCCGCCGTCCGTCTGCGCGTCCTGGAGGACGCCGGCCGCTCCTCCGTCCCCTTCACCTCCGGGATCCTGATCGGCATCGGTGAGACGTACGAGGAGCGCGCGGAGTCCCTGTTCGCGCTCCGGAAGGTCTCCCGTGCCTACCACTCCATCCAGGAGCTGATCATCCAGAACTTCCGCGCCAAGCCGGACACCGCGATGCGCGGCATGCCGGACGCGGAACTCGACGAGCTGGTCGCGACGGTGGCGGTGGCCCGTCTCCTGCTGGGGCCGGGCGCCTGCCTCCAGGCCCCGCCCAACCTGGTCGACAGCGAGTACGACCGGCTCATCGGCGCCGGCATCGACGACTGGGGCGGGGTCTCCCCGCTGACCATCGACCACGTCAACCCCGAGCGCCCCTGGCCGCAGATCGACGAACTCGCCGAGAAGTCCGCGGCGGCCGGTTTCGAACTGCGGGAACGTCTCTGCGTGTACCCGGAGTTCGTCCGGCGGGGCGAGCCCTGGCTGGACCCGCGGCTGCTCCCGCACGTTCGCGCGCTCGCCGACCCGCAGACGGGCCTCGCCCTGCCGGACGCCGTCGTCGAGGGCCGGCCGTGGCAGGAGCCGGAGGAGGTGTTCGTGCCGTCCGGCCGTACGGACCTGCACCGCACCATCGACACCGAGGGCCGCACCGCCGACCGCCGCGACGACTTCGACGAGGTGTACGGCGACTGGGCCGCGCTGCGCGAGGCCGCCGCCCCCGGCATGGTCCCGGAGCGCATCGACACCGACGTACGGGCCGCCCTCGCGACCGCCGCCGACGACCCCACCAAGCTCACCGACGCCGAGGCCCTCGCCCTGCTGCACGCGGACGGCCCGGCGCTGGACGCCCTGACGCACATCGCGGACGACGTCCGCCGCGCGGCCGTCGGCGACGACGTCACCTACATCGTCACGCGGAACATCAACTTCACCAACGTCTGCTACACGGGCTGCCGGTTCTGCGCCTTCGCGCAGCGCCGCACCGACGCCGACGCGTACACGCTCTCCCTCGACCAGGTCGCCGACCGGGCCCAGCAGGCCTGGGAGCTGGGCGCGGTGGAGGTCTGCATGCAGGGCGGCATCCACCCGGACCTGCCCGGCACGGCGTACTTCGACATCGCCCGGGCCGTGAAGTCGCGCGTGCCCGGCATGCATGTGCACGCGTTCTCGCCGATGGAGGTCGTCAACGGCGCGACCCGCACCGGCATGTCGATCCGCGAGTGGCTGACGGCGGCGAAGGAGGCGGGCCTCGACTCCATTCCGGGCACGGCGGCGGAGATCCTCGACGACGAGGTCCGCTGGGTCCTCACCAAGGGCAAGCTGCCGACGGCCACCTGGATCGAGGTCGTCACGACGGCGCACGAGGTCGGAATCCGCTCGTCCTCGACGATGATGTACGGCCACGTCGACCAGCCCCGGCACTGGCTCGGCCATCTGCGCACCCTCGCCCGCCTCCAGCAACAGACCGGCGGTTTCACGGAGTTCGTGACCCTCCCCTTCATCCACACCAACGCGCCGGTGTACCTGGCCGGCATCTCCCGTCCCGGCCCGACCATGCGCGACAACCGGGCGGTGACGGCGATGGCCCGCCTCCTTCTCCACCCGCACATCCCCAACATCCAGACCAGCTGGGTCAAACTGGGCACGGAGGGTGCGGCGGAGATGCTCCGCTCGGGGGCGAACGACCTGGGCGGCACCCTGATGGAGGAGACGATCTCGCGGATGGCGGGCTCGTCGTACGGCTCCTACAAGTCCGTGAAGGACCTGATCGCCGTCGCGGACGCGGCGGGCCGCCCGGCACGGCCTCGTACGACGCTGTACGGCGAGGTGCCTCAGGAGCGTCAGCGCGCCGCGGCGGCCTCGGACGGCCACCTGCCGGAACTGCTGCCGGTGCTCGACTGATATCCCGCCAGGGACTTGGAACGGGACAGCCCTACAGGATCCCCACAGTACGATGATCGGACCCCTCCTGGTTGAGGGGTCCCGTAGCTGAGGAGATGCGTGCCCGTGCCTGCCCGACGGCTTCCCTCCTGGGCCTGGGTCACCGGCCTGACGGTCGGTGCGATCGCCGCGGTCGTCGTCCTGACGGCGCAGGCCGAGAACGGCCCGCACCCGACGGCGTCGGCGAGCCGCCCTGGCGCCTCGGCGTCCGCGGGCGCCCGCCCCTCGGCCTCGCCGAAACCGTCGGCCACCCCGAAGGCGGCCGCGGTGCCCGCCGCTTCGGGCGCCGGACGCCGGATCGTGTACTCCCTGGGACAGCACCGGGTCTGGCTCGTCGACGCCGACGACACGGCCCGCCGTACGTTCACGGTCTGGCCCGGCACGGTGGACCCGGGCGTCGGCAGCTACACGGTGTCGCTGCGCAGGGAGGCCGTCACGGGCTCCGACGGCGTGGCGATCGAGCACGTCGTCTACTTCTCCGCCACGTCGGGCGTCAACATCGCCTTCTCCAACGCCGTCGACGGCTCCTCCCCGCCCCCGGCCGCCGCCGGCACGAAGACCGGCGGCATCCGGATGCCCAAGGCGGACGGAACGGCCCTGTGGGCGTTCGGCGAGACGGGGACGAAGGTCAGGGTCGTCGAGTAAAAGACCGTCGTCGAGGAAAAGACCGTCGCCGAGGGAAAGACCTTGGGGCCCGTGGGCTCACGCCCGGTCGTCGTCCCGCGCGACGGGCAGGTGGTCGACGATGAGGACGACCCCGCTGAACAGGAACGCCCGGGTCGCCGCGTCCAGTCCGTTCCAGCTCTTCGACTGCCACATCGCGAACCACTCCCCGCCGATGGCGATGAACCCGGCGCCGAACAGCAGCATGACCATGAGCAGCCCGTACGTGGACAGGGCGCGGGCGCGTATGAGGTCCTGGCGCGCCCAGAACCATGTCCCGGCGGCCAGCACCAGCCCGGCGACGGTCTCCCACACGATGATCGCGACATAGGCGGCGTCCTGCAGCCCCTTGCTCGTCACCGCCCGCCACATCAGGTCGTCGTCCTTGAACGTCGTGTCCATCGCCAGCACATGCCGCACGAACTGCTGGTTCGTGCCGAAGTCGGTGATGTTCCCGAAGGCGACGAGAAGCATGTAGAGCGCGACCATCGCGGTGAGCAGCGTCGCGGCGAGAGGCAACACACGCGTGGCGTGCGAGATACGTGAGGTGGGGGTGGTCATGCCGGTGTCCTTACCCCACGAGGTCTCCATCACCCCTCCACCGCACAGCCCGTGCACCGGGCGGCAGCGGAGCGGCGTTCGATTACAGTGACGGACGTCGTACGTACGGACGGTGCCCGGGAGGACTTGGTGGGTGCGACTGCCGGGCCCGTCTGGGGCCGTGCCGAACAGCAGGACTTCCGCGGCCGGGTGCGCGGCACGTTGCTGGGCGCCGCGATCGGGGACGCGCTCGGGGCGCCCGTCGACGGGCTGGGCATCGAGGAGATCCGGCAGGCGCACGGGCCCGAGGGCGTCGTGGACCTGGCTGCCGCCCACGGGCGGCGCGGCGCGGTCACTCATCTCACCCAGCTGACCCTGTTCACCGTGGACGGTCTGATCCGCGCCCAGGTCCGGCGCGACACCGGCGCCTGGCATCCGCCGACCGATCTGCACCGGGCGTATCTGCGCTGGGCCGCCACCCAGCGCGACTGGGGGCCCGATCTGCGGCGCAAGGACGACGGCTGGCTCGCCCGCGAGGAGTGGCTGTACGCCCGGCGTGAGCCGACCCGGACTTTGCTGCTCGGGCTCGGTGACGAGGTGATGGGGACGCTCGACTCGCCCAAGAGCCCCGGCGCGGCCGGACCCGAGGTCGTCCCCCGGTCGGTGCCCTTCGGGCTGCTGGTCGGCTGGGAGCCGCAACTCGTCGCGCAGCTCGCCGTCGAGTGCGCGACGCAGACCCACGGCCACCCGACGGCGTACCTGTCGGCGGGCGCGTACGCCGTCACCGTGCACGCGCTGGCCCTGGGCGAGAGTCTCGACGGCGCGGTGCAGCGGGCGCTCGCCCTGCTGGCCGCGTGGCCGGGCCACGAGCCGGTGTCGGAGGCGTTGCAGCGTGCGCTGGGCGCCGTACGGCAGGGGTTGCCGGGGCCGGGGAGAGTGGAGGAGCTCGCGGGGGAGGGGACGGCGGAAGCGGTGCTGTCGGGTGCCGTGTACTGCGCGCTCGTCGCGGAGGACGTCCGGCACGGGCTGCGGCTCGCCGTGAACCACGGCGCTCCCTCGGCGCCGACCGCCGCCGTCGCCGGCGGTCTGCTGGGGGCCCTGCACGGCGAGACGGCCCTCCCGCCGGCCTGGCTGGCCGAACTGGAGGGCCGTCCCACGATCCTGGAACTCGCCGACGACTTCGCCATGGAGATGACCCAGGGCCCGGCCCTGCACACCCCCGTCGGCGCGTCGCCGGGCTGGCTGGCCCGGTATCCCAGGGGGAGTTAGCCGGGGGTCGGGTCGGCGGGGAGTCAGTCCTTCGCGGGTATCGCGTTCCGGGGGCCCGGGATGGCGGCCGCCACGCCCGCGGAGCTCCCGTCCCCGTCCCCGTCCCCGTTGATCCGGTCGATGATCGCGAGCCGTTCCGGGGTGTCCTCGGGCTTGAGGTAGCCGATGAGGATGTACAGGACCAGCGACACGGCCAGCGGGATCGACACCTGGTACTGGAGCGGGACTCCGCCGTCGACGTTCCAGTTGATCGGGTAGTTGACCAGCCAGAAGGCCAGCAGACCCATCGACCAACTGGTCAGCGCGGCCGTCGGTCCGGAGCGGCGGAAGGGGCGCAGCAGGCCCAGCATCATCGGGATCGCCATCGGGCCCATCAGCCCGGCCACCCACTTGATGACGACCGTGATGATGTCCTTGAAGGCGGGCGAGTTGACCTGCGTGGCCGCCGCCATGGACAGACCGAGGAAGACGACGGTCGTCACGCGCGCCGCGATCAGCCCCGACCGCTGGTTCCACTCGCGTGCCCTGGCCCAGATCACGGGCGCGCAGTCCCGGGTGAAGACGGAGGCGATGGCGTTGGCGTCGGAGGAGCACATGGCCATCGTGTGAGAGAAGAAGCCGACGATGACCAGGCCCAACAGGCCGTGCGGAAGCAGCTGTTCGGTCATCAGGGCGTAGGAGTCGGAGCCGTCGGGCTTCTTCGACGTCACCAGCAGCGGCGACATCCACATGGGGAAGAACAGCACCAGCGGCCACACCAGCCACAGCACCGCCGACAGCCGCGCGGAGCGCTCGGCCTCCTTCGGGCCGGCCGTGGCCATGTACCGCTGGGCCTGGTTGAGCATGCCGCCGTTGTACTCGAAGAGCTTGATGAAGAGGAACGCCAGCAGGAATACGGTGCCGTACTGGGCGACCAGGGGCTTGTCGTGGCCCTGGAGGGCGGGCTGGTCCCAGGCGTCGAGGAAGCCGATGCCCTTGTCGTTGAGTTTCAGGACGACGGCGACGAACATCGCGACACCGGCCAGCA is a window encoding:
- a CDS encoding LLM class F420-dependent oxidoreductase, translating into MRIAVTIFLTDETITPTRLARELEQRGFAGLYLPEHTHIPVERTTPYPAGGDLPREYGRTLDPFVALGQAAAVTETLGLGTGITLVAQHDPIDLAKQIATVDHLSGGRLTLGLGYGWNVEEAADHGVEWRTRRELVRDRMRLMQALWAEEPTAYEGEYGGVRASTAYPKPVQKPRGPVTGPRTLVGGAAGPKLFSHICEYADGWLPIGGRGLSESLPALRTAWADAGREPSALQVVPYAVQPSPGKLAHYAELGIEEVVVQLPPAGEAEVLGLLDGFAPYL
- a CDS encoding bifunctional FO biosynthesis protein CofGH — translated: MTTSATSGTGPGPTENSMRRALKRARDGVALDVGEAAVLLQARGEALKDLAASAARVRDAGLAEAGRPGVITYSKSVFIPLTRLCRDKCHYCTFVTVPGKLRRAGHGMFMSPDEVLDIARRGAALGCKEALITLGDKPEERWPEAREWLDAHGYDDTIAYVRAVSIRILEETGLLPHLNPGVMSWTDFQRLKPVAPSMGMMLETTATRLWSEPGGPHHGSPDKEPAVRLRVLEDAGRSSVPFTSGILIGIGETYEERAESLFALRKVSRAYHSIQELIIQNFRAKPDTAMRGMPDAELDELVATVAVARLLLGPGACLQAPPNLVDSEYDRLIGAGIDDWGGVSPLTIDHVNPERPWPQIDELAEKSAAAGFELRERLCVYPEFVRRGEPWLDPRLLPHVRALADPQTGLALPDAVVEGRPWQEPEEVFVPSGRTDLHRTIDTEGRTADRRDDFDEVYGDWAALREAAAPGMVPERIDTDVRAALATAADDPTKLTDAEALALLHADGPALDALTHIADDVRRAAVGDDVTYIVTRNINFTNVCYTGCRFCAFAQRRTDADAYTLSLDQVADRAQQAWELGAVEVCMQGGIHPDLPGTAYFDIARAVKSRVPGMHVHAFSPMEVVNGATRTGMSIREWLTAAKEAGLDSIPGTAAEILDDEVRWVLTKGKLPTATWIEVVTTAHEVGIRSSSTMMYGHVDQPRHWLGHLRTLARLQQQTGGFTEFVTLPFIHTNAPVYLAGISRPGPTMRDNRAVTAMARLLLHPHIPNIQTSWVKLGTEGAAEMLRSGANDLGGTLMEETISRMAGSSYGSYKSVKDLIAVADAAGRPARPRTTLYGEVPQERQRAAAASDGHLPELLPVLD
- a CDS encoding DUF2165 domain-containing protein, which produces MTTPTSRISHATRVLPLAATLLTAMVALYMLLVAFGNITDFGTNQQFVRHVLAMDTTFKDDDLMWRAVTSKGLQDAAYVAIIVWETVAGLVLAAGTWFWARQDLIRARALSTYGLLMVMLLFGAGFIAIGGEWFAMWQSKSWNGLDAATRAFLFSGVVLIVDHLPVARDDDRA
- a CDS encoding ADP-ribosylglycohydrolase family protein — its product is MGATAGPVWGRAEQQDFRGRVRGTLLGAAIGDALGAPVDGLGIEEIRQAHGPEGVVDLAAAHGRRGAVTHLTQLTLFTVDGLIRAQVRRDTGAWHPPTDLHRAYLRWAATQRDWGPDLRRKDDGWLAREEWLYARREPTRTLLLGLGDEVMGTLDSPKSPGAAGPEVVPRSVPFGLLVGWEPQLVAQLAVECATQTHGHPTAYLSAGAYAVTVHALALGESLDGAVQRALALLAAWPGHEPVSEALQRALGAVRQGLPGPGRVEELAGEGTAEAVLSGAVYCALVAEDVRHGLRLAVNHGAPSAPTAAVAGGLLGALHGETALPPAWLAELEGRPTILELADDFAMEMTQGPALHTPVGASPGWLARYPRGS
- a CDS encoding sodium:solute symporter family protein → MNGLDWAVLIGYFGVMVAIGVWSHKRVDNVSDFFTAGGKMPWWLSGISHHMSGYSAVMFTGYAGIAYTYGVTSFVTWSFPIALGIAIGSKLFAPRINRLRSRLHVASPLEYLKNRYDLKTQQALAWSGMLLKIVDVGAKWAAIATLLSVFTGLSLNQGILITGAITAVYCTIGGLWADALTELGQFVIQLLAGVAMFVAVVLKLNDKGIGFLDAWDQPALQGHDKPLVAQYGTVFLLAFLFIKLFEYNGGMLNQAQRYMATAGPKEAERSARLSAVLWLVWPLVLFFPMWMSPLLVTSKKPDGSDSYALMTEQLLPHGLLGLVIVGFFSHTMAMCSSDANAIASVFTRDCAPVIWARAREWNQRSGLIAARVTTVVFLGLSMAAATQVNSPAFKDIITVVIKWVAGLMGPMAIPMMLGLLRPFRRSGPTAALTSWSMGLLAFWLVNYPINWNVDGGVPLQYQVSIPLAVSLVLYILIGYLKPEDTPERLAIIDRINGDGDGDGSSAGVAAAIPGPRNAIPAKD